The following are encoded in a window of Jeotgalibacillus aurantiacus genomic DNA:
- a CDS encoding sodium:solute symporter family protein, which translates to MDTQFLVSLAFILGTFGLYIGIAIYNQAKATSDFYVAGRGVPPIYNGMAIGADWMSAASFIGMAGTVMVMGYDGLGYIMGWTGGYLLLTFLMAPQLRKYGRYTVPEFIGDRYGSSTARLIAAGATIIISFTYSIGQMSGSGVVIGRLLEVDYRIGTIIGACLIAFYAALGGMKGITWTQVAQYIVLIVAYLVPVIFMSLQLTNNPAPWLSYGTVIEEMRALDREFGISEYVVPFTEGTKWQFLALMFTLMAGTAGLPHVIVRFYTVSTMKAARWSGAWALLFIGLLYLSAPAYAAFSRFILMTQVAGSPIDQLPAWTTSWVDTGMLQVADTDGDGILQWQELQIANDIVVMATPEIANLGVFVIGLMAAGAMAAALSTAGGLMIAISASLSHDIYFRSINPNASDKKRLAVGRWSIVIASLAAGLIALNPPGAITQIVAWAFALASGSFFPALLLGVWWKRSNAQGVIAGMLVGLSVTLGYIFAAKYGGFTILGIIDTGAGVFGATAAILTNVIVSLATKPPSKKIQEEVIDLRYPEQMTYRDGEVWIDDGNDVPPSR; encoded by the coding sequence ATGGATACTCAATTTCTCGTATCACTGGCATTTATATTGGGGACGTTTGGGTTATACATAGGAATTGCCATTTATAATCAGGCTAAAGCAACATCCGATTTCTATGTCGCAGGCCGCGGAGTACCACCGATTTACAACGGGATGGCAATCGGAGCGGATTGGATGAGTGCAGCTTCATTCATTGGTATGGCCGGAACCGTCATGGTGATGGGGTATGACGGACTCGGTTATATTATGGGCTGGACTGGAGGATATTTGCTCTTAACCTTCCTGATGGCTCCGCAGCTTCGTAAATATGGACGCTATACGGTACCTGAATTCATAGGTGACCGTTATGGAAGCAGTACGGCACGATTAATCGCAGCAGGTGCCACGATTATTATCAGTTTTACGTATTCAATTGGACAAATGTCCGGTTCAGGAGTCGTCATCGGGCGTTTACTTGAGGTGGATTACCGAATCGGTACTATCATTGGTGCCTGTTTAATCGCTTTTTATGCCGCACTTGGCGGGATGAAGGGGATTACCTGGACACAGGTTGCCCAGTATATCGTGCTGATCGTTGCTTATCTCGTTCCGGTTATTTTTATGTCACTTCAATTAACCAATAATCCGGCTCCGTGGCTGTCATACGGCACAGTCATCGAAGAAATGAGGGCGCTCGACCGGGAGTTTGGTATATCTGAATACGTTGTGCCATTTACAGAAGGAACGAAGTGGCAGTTCCTTGCCCTGATGTTTACGCTGATGGCAGGAACAGCAGGTCTTCCACACGTAATTGTCCGCTTCTACACAGTATCAACAATGAAAGCGGCACGATGGAGTGGGGCTTGGGCGCTGTTGTTTATCGGACTGCTTTACTTATCTGCACCTGCCTATGCAGCATTTTCACGATTTATTCTAATGACTCAGGTAGCCGGATCACCGATTGATCAGCTGCCTGCCTGGACAACGTCATGGGTGGATACAGGGATGCTTCAGGTGGCAGATACGGATGGAGACGGTATTTTACAATGGCAGGAGCTTCAGATTGCCAATGATATCGTCGTGATGGCTACACCGGAAATTGCTAATCTTGGCGTTTTTGTTATTGGTTTAATGGCTGCCGGTGCGATGGCTGCAGCACTGTCAACAGCCGGCGGACTGATGATCGCCATCTCTGCGTCACTGTCACATGATATTTACTTCCGTTCCATTAATCCAAATGCTTCAGACAAAAAACGTCTGGCAGTTGGACGATGGTCGATTGTTATTGCGTCACTCGCAGCAGGTTTAATTGCGTTAAATCCACCTGGTGCGATTACACAGATTGTTGCCTGGGCCTTTGCACTGGCTTCCGGATCCTTCTTCCCGGCACTCCTGCTTGGTGTCTGGTGGAAGCGTTCCAACGCACAGGGCGTCATCGCGGGTATGCTCGTTGGTTTATCCGTGACGCTTGGCTATATCTTTGCAGCCAAATACGGGGGCTTTACGATACTTGGTATTATCGATACCGGAGCCGGCGTGTTTGGGGCAACAGCCGCTATTTTGACAAACGTGATTGTGTCACTGGCTACAAAGCCGCCGTCTAAAAAGATTCAGGAGGAAGTGATTGACCTTCGTTATCCTGAACAGATGACCTACCGTGATGGAGAGGTGTGGATCGATGACGGAAACGACGTACCGCCGTCCAGATAA
- a CDS encoding DUF4212 domain-containing protein, producing MRKIDKKVADSYFKTRTTLIMIYLAIGFVVSYGCVLFAEPLSNITFNGFPLHYYMGAQGAVLTFIILLFINAVVSDRVDRKYGIDEARNESIGSGKTVDH from the coding sequence ATGAGGAAAATTGATAAAAAAGTGGCGGACAGCTATTTCAAAACGAGAACGACGCTGATTATGATTTATCTGGCGATCGGATTTGTTGTCTCATATGGCTGCGTGCTTTTTGCAGAGCCATTATCGAACATCACGTTTAACGGATTTCCGCTCCACTATTACATGGGGGCACAGGGGGCTGTTCTGACATTCATTATTTTACTATTTATCAATGCTGTTGTCAGCGACAGGGTTGACCGGAAATACGGTATTGATGAAGCGCGCAATGAATCGATCGGATCGGGGAAAACGGTCGACCACTAA
- a CDS encoding putative bifunctional diguanylate cyclase/phosphodiesterase translates to MRHSRTFSLSSSLTDEDLLIDKRPVEILESAFLHYPGLIATINISGDIVDLKGNTVTLLGYEQHDMIGTKATNYLSMHAPGLTDEIFLTALQHGQTLNINLNVIHQNGSAVPMYVKCLPVIKNEEVKGMIIIGNMVVDEEVVKELRTQLTELAEEGRIAKSIHERLDVGIWSLDMKNYKFTYLSKSIENITGATAAEFDQDPKLWRSLLHPEDVHIIDDYQELLRKGEAVKVEYRLIYKDKQLRWIEHQAMPYLNQIGELTRVDGFIMDITERKKLEESIHHFENHDYLTGLMNRKQFTKRLGKVIKSFSMFDEQPSLWVFYIDIDQFKSINDLYSHSVGDQVLASFASRLVRFVGDKGFCARVSGDEFLIAVTNIGSDDHIEHFAADLLDEMESPVIVEEEELYLTVSIGASVYDLHAKQPHTLIKYADLALHRVKMSGRNDWMIFNESIEQEEKEIDQIAHDLRFAIEREQFFILYQPKVNAQTRTITGAEALIRWNHPDAGLIRPSTFIPLAEKHGMISLIDSWVFREVCKDLDTWRKSSHPLLPVSINVSPNRLLKSDFVEQTLRQIKEFDLPPSLIEFELTETSIIMNPVKVKSVMSELQNAGIRFSLDDFGTGYSSLSYLQMFDINTLKVDRSLIQDVQKTTKNQIIAKNLFRMAQEMEIDIIAEGVETQEEMEFLVSQNCSIIQGYFFSRPLTLESLMVYSDVLAETRRKSGGQ, encoded by the coding sequence ATGAGACACAGCCGAACATTTTCTTTATCAAGCTCTCTGACGGATGAAGATCTCCTGATCGATAAACGTCCGGTTGAGATTCTTGAATCTGCTTTTTTACATTATCCCGGGCTGATCGCGACCATCAATATTTCAGGTGATATCGTTGATCTAAAAGGAAACACGGTCACTCTTCTTGGATATGAGCAGCATGATATGATCGGTACAAAAGCAACGAACTATCTCTCCATGCATGCACCTGGACTGACGGATGAGATTTTTTTGACTGCACTCCAGCATGGTCAGACGTTGAATATCAACTTAAATGTCATTCATCAAAACGGGTCAGCCGTTCCGATGTACGTCAAATGCCTTCCTGTTATTAAAAATGAGGAAGTTAAGGGAATGATCATCATTGGAAATATGGTGGTAGACGAAGAAGTAGTCAAGGAACTCCGCACTCAGCTGACAGAATTAGCTGAGGAAGGCCGAATCGCAAAATCCATTCATGAAAGACTGGACGTCGGGATCTGGTCTCTTGATATGAAAAATTACAAATTTACATATTTATCTAAATCAATCGAAAACATTACCGGTGCCACGGCTGCTGAATTTGATCAGGACCCAAAGCTTTGGCGTTCACTTCTCCACCCTGAAGATGTACATATTATCGATGATTATCAGGAGCTTCTTCGTAAAGGAGAGGCCGTTAAAGTTGAATATCGTCTGATTTATAAGGATAAGCAACTGCGATGGATCGAACATCAGGCGATGCCGTACCTGAACCAAATTGGCGAACTCACACGGGTAGACGGTTTTATCATGGATATTACCGAGCGCAAGAAGCTTGAAGAAAGCATTCACCATTTCGAAAATCACGACTATTTAACAGGCCTGATGAATCGCAAACAATTTACAAAGCGACTTGGAAAGGTGATTAAATCTTTCTCTATGTTTGATGAGCAGCCTTCCTTATGGGTTTTTTACATTGACATTGATCAATTCAAATCAATTAATGATTTATACAGTCATTCTGTAGGAGACCAGGTTCTTGCCTCTTTTGCGAGCCGTCTTGTCCGGTTTGTCGGGGATAAGGGATTTTGCGCCCGTGTAAGTGGTGACGAGTTCCTGATCGCTGTTACCAATATTGGATCAGACGATCACATTGAACATTTCGCAGCTGACCTTTTAGATGAAATGGAATCACCTGTCATTGTTGAAGAAGAAGAACTGTATTTAACTGTTTCAATCGGAGCGAGCGTATATGATCTGCATGCCAAACAGCCCCACACATTGATCAAATACGCTGACCTCGCTCTTCACCGCGTTAAAATGAGCGGGCGCAACGACTGGATGATCTTCAATGAATCCATTGAACAGGAAGAAAAAGAAATTGATCAGATTGCACATGATCTCCGGTTTGCCATTGAACGGGAGCAGTTTTTTATCCTGTATCAGCCGAAAGTGAATGCACAGACGAGAACCATTACCGGCGCGGAAGCACTGATCAGGTGGAATCATCCCGATGCAGGGTTGATCAGACCCTCTACTTTTATTCCTTTAGCAGAAAAACACGGTATGATTTCATTAATTGACAGCTGGGTTTTCAGAGAGGTGTGCAAGGACCTTGATACGTGGCGTAAATCATCACACCCCCTGCTTCCGGTGTCTATTAATGTGTCACCAAACCGTCTGCTGAAAAGCGATTTTGTTGAACAGACGCTTCGTCAGATCAAAGAGTTTGATTTACCTCCATCACTGATTGAATTTGAGTTGACGGAAACGTCCATTATTATGAACCCTGTGAAAGTAAAAAGTGTGATGAGTGAGCTTCAGAACGCGGGCATCCGCTTTTCACTTGATGATTTCGGGACAGGCTATTCATCTCTTTCGTATCTGCAAATGTTTGATATTAATACGTTAAAAGTCGATCGCAGTCTCATTCAGGACGTGCAGAAAACCACAAAAAATCAGATCATTGCCAAAAACCTGTTCAGGATGGCTCAGGAAATGGAGATTGATATCATCGCTGAAGGAGTGGAAACACAGGAGGAAATGGAGTTTCTGGTTTCCCAAAACTGCTCCATCATACAAGGCTATTTCTTCAGCAGACCGCTGACACTTGAGTCCCTGATGGTGTACTCTGATGTGCTGGCTGAAACGAGAAGAAAAAGCGGTGGTCAATAA
- a CDS encoding MFS transporter: MDALALHHQGQIPLLRNKNFMLLFYGKLVSQLGDVIYNIAVGWYILSVTASAIETAVFMALGAVVYLVAAPYGGVMADKVSRKWLMVMTDLIRGGVMGIACLIMFIGIESIWIFYILAIILSVCGALFVPASNALIPLLVKEEQLTKANSMSASIQSVTNIFGLIAGGVLYTMLGVVGVLLLNALSYTLSGISEMFIEDVQSNNNEKPQRSSVIRDFGESMSYLKQKEGFYPLILVFGLINLLITPVFAVYTPYIFNQVLKTDPLQYSFVGVAAAVGFLIGAGVLSALKTSGAIHRKIKLGLFLLSMIFVFILCLMISYSSGIMEASSVVTFFIVAAVVVGFSEAFIFIPVNVAVQKLPNHLLGRLSSLIQTLVMISVPIGLVAGGVVTDLFNMTTVLLVTTGLFILLTVSLFKVKSISAI, from the coding sequence ATGGATGCTTTAGCTCTTCATCATCAAGGTCAGATTCCTTTACTTCGAAATAAAAATTTTATGCTTCTTTTTTATGGAAAGCTTGTTTCTCAATTAGGGGATGTTATCTATAACATCGCAGTCGGCTGGTACATTTTATCAGTCACGGCATCAGCAATTGAAACAGCTGTTTTCATGGCTTTAGGCGCTGTTGTGTATTTAGTGGCGGCCCCTTATGGAGGCGTCATGGCGGATAAGGTGAGCCGGAAATGGCTGATGGTGATGACAGATCTGATCAGGGGTGGTGTGATGGGAATAGCCTGTCTGATCATGTTTATAGGCATTGAATCCATTTGGATTTTTTATATACTTGCTATTATTTTAAGTGTTTGCGGAGCACTTTTTGTTCCGGCGTCGAATGCATTGATCCCGCTGTTGGTCAAAGAGGAGCAGCTTACAAAAGCAAATTCGATGTCTGCCTCCATTCAGAGTGTGACCAATATCTTTGGATTGATTGCTGGAGGGGTGTTATACACAATGCTTGGGGTTGTGGGTGTATTGCTGTTAAATGCTCTATCTTACACATTAAGCGGAATTTCGGAGATGTTTATTGAAGATGTACAATCAAATAACAATGAAAAACCACAGCGGTCATCTGTCATCAGAGATTTTGGTGAAAGCATGAGTTATTTAAAACAGAAGGAAGGTTTTTATCCTTTAATTCTGGTCTTTGGTTTAATCAATTTACTGATTACCCCGGTTTTTGCGGTTTACACACCTTACATTTTTAATCAGGTATTAAAAACGGATCCTCTGCAATATTCGTTTGTGGGCGTTGCAGCTGCGGTCGGCTTTTTGATTGGGGCAGGGGTGTTATCTGCCTTGAAAACATCCGGTGCTATTCATAGAAAAATTAAACTTGGTTTGTTTCTTCTCAGTATGATTTTTGTCTTTATTTTATGTCTGATGATCTCTTATTCCTCAGGGATTATGGAAGCGTCATCTGTAGTTACTTTCTTTATTGTAGCGGCAGTCGTCGTCGGATTTAGTGAAGCCTTTATCTTTATTCCGGTCAACGTGGCTGTTCAAAAGCTGCCCAATCACCTGTTGGGCAGACTCTCATCACTCATCCAGACATTAGTGATGATCTCTGTTCCAATTGGTCTGGTGGCAGGGGGAGTTGTAACAGACCTGTTTAATATGACAACCGTTCTATTGGTGACGACAGGTCTGTTTATTTTACTGACGGTCAGCCTGTTTAAAGTAAAATCAATATCCGCAATCTAA
- a CDS encoding ArsR/SmtB family transcription factor, giving the protein MLRENILSSVSFKRNECVEFSIALKVIGEKEKLLKIASEMGFNVRKEDEALIEQLDGSVSQFLRQELEYFFSICDIGVLGTAFALDYDQSDDVKALLSLISSADEDEICHYLGSIFISNLIPATEDMWEEMNRNVSGMIQFIEESEVEGELAKQRVLECLRNPEETKQRIAFLYRQFYEKAYKNIEDQVFKEIENELKMYQQQFENHPVQFLNQYFFQLFQPEENQWPYKIHIHLSFFQQVGFWSMSIHDYREKAGWVALGIRSKEHHSQKELRDLVDDFLKAISDKKRINIIKMLAQKPYYGYEIASLLKLTPATVSYHMNLMFETGIVTLERQDNKVYYLLDKQRFKDMMDASGKVLLNEI; this is encoded by the coding sequence GTGCTACGTGAAAACATTCTTTCATCCGTATCGTTTAAACGGAATGAATGTGTTGAGTTTTCGATTGCTTTAAAAGTAATTGGTGAAAAAGAGAAGCTGTTAAAGATTGCGAGTGAGATGGGCTTCAATGTGAGAAAAGAAGACGAAGCGTTAATTGAGCAATTGGACGGATCTGTTTCGCAATTCCTCAGGCAGGAGCTTGAATACTTTTTCAGCATCTGTGATATTGGGGTGCTGGGCACCGCTTTTGCTCTGGACTACGATCAGTCAGATGATGTCAAAGCCTTGCTGTCGCTTATCTCTTCAGCTGATGAAGATGAGATTTGTCATTATCTTGGATCTATATTTATATCAAACCTGATTCCTGCAACGGAAGATATGTGGGAAGAGATGAATCGAAACGTGAGTGGCATGATTCAATTCATTGAAGAGTCAGAGGTTGAAGGTGAACTGGCAAAGCAACGCGTGCTTGAGTGCCTGAGAAATCCGGAAGAGACGAAGCAGCGAATTGCCTTTTTGTATCGTCAATTTTACGAAAAAGCCTACAAAAACATCGAGGATCAAGTGTTTAAAGAGATAGAGAATGAGCTGAAAATGTATCAGCAGCAATTTGAGAATCATCCGGTACAGTTTCTGAATCAATACTTTTTTCAATTGTTTCAACCGGAAGAAAATCAATGGCCATATAAAATCCATATTCATCTAAGCTTTTTTCAACAGGTGGGCTTCTGGTCCATGAGTATTCATGATTATCGTGAAAAGGCCGGTTGGGTTGCACTCGGCATACGTTCAAAAGAACATCATTCCCAAAAAGAATTGCGGGATCTAGTAGACGATTTTCTGAAGGCGATTTCAGATAAAAAAAGAATCAATATTATTAAGATGCTTGCACAGAAACCCTATTATGGTTACGAAATTGCCAGCTTATTAAAACTGACACCAGCTACAGTCAGTTATCATATGAACCTTATGTTTGAAACAGGTATCGTGACATTAGAACGGCAGGATAATAAAGTATATTATCTTCTGGATAAGCAGCGGTTTAAAGATATGATGGATGCAAGTGGAAAAGTGCTTCTAAATGAAATTTAG
- a CDS encoding YuzF family protein gives MNGQQTVFTSLYDPYVFQALNTLIGKPITVQTTKNPVQGMLKSVAPDHFVVEINQTPFFIRTQEVVWISPA, from the coding sequence ATGAATGGTCAGCAAACTGTCTTTACCTCTCTGTATGATCCGTACGTATTTCAGGCGTTGAATACACTTATCGGAAAGCCTATTACGGTTCAGACAACTAAAAACCCGGTGCAGGGTATGTTAAAAAGCGTAGCGCCCGATCATTTCGTTGTCGAGATCAACCAGACGCCGTTTTTTATTCGTACACAGGAAGTTGTCTGGATTTCCCCTGCCTGA
- a CDS encoding manganese catalase family protein, whose translation MFKRVNKLLIDLPAPEYGDANAAAAVQELLGGKFGEMSTLNNYMYQSFNFRQKGKLKPFYDLVASITAEEFGHVELVSNTINLVNKGTSFTAEPDLTPLHNAKDKRNTYSFIATAQTSLAGDSMGNAWRGDYVFSSGNLILDLLHNFFLEIGARTHKMRVYEMTDHPTAREMIGYLLVRGGVHILAYAKAIEIATGTDLTKMLPVPNLDNRVFDHARKYEDQGVGNVLFTWSDGDYQDIRQIWKGTNPANGQPLVVQEGIPEGAPIPDLNDLPEEFAPGIDRDLYQQIAKRLLADM comes from the coding sequence ATGTTTAAACGAGTGAATAAGCTTTTGATTGATCTTCCCGCTCCTGAATACGGCGATGCCAACGCGGCTGCAGCCGTACAGGAGCTTCTTGGCGGTAAATTTGGTGAAATGTCCACATTGAACAACTACATGTATCAGTCCTTTAATTTCAGACAAAAAGGGAAACTTAAGCCCTTTTATGATCTTGTCGCCAGTATAACGGCTGAGGAATTTGGTCACGTTGAGCTCGTCAGCAATACGATTAACCTGGTTAACAAAGGGACTTCTTTTACTGCAGAACCTGATTTAACACCTCTGCATAATGCAAAAGATAAACGAAATACTTATTCTTTTATCGCAACTGCACAAACGTCGCTTGCCGGAGATTCCATGGGAAATGCTTGGCGCGGGGATTATGTTTTTTCAAGCGGCAATCTGATTCTCGATCTGCTTCACAACTTCTTTTTGGAAATTGGGGCACGAACGCATAAAATGCGCGTATATGAAATGACGGATCATCCGACTGCCCGTGAAATGATCGGTTACCTGCTTGTACGTGGTGGCGTTCATATTCTTGCTTATGCCAAAGCAATTGAAATCGCAACCGGTACCGATTTGACAAAAATGCTGCCGGTGCCAAATCTCGATAACCGCGTGTTTGACCATGCCCGTAAATACGAGGACCAGGGTGTCGGAAATGTTCTGTTTACCTGGAGTGATGGGGATTATCAGGACATTCGCCAGATCTGGAAAGGAACGAATCCTGCGAACGGTCAGCCTCTGGTCGTGCAGGAAGGCATTCCTGAAGGTGCGCCGATCCCTGATCTGAATGATCTTCCGGAAGAATTCGCACCGGGCATTGACCGCGATTTGTACCAGCAGATTGCCAAACGTCTGTTAGCTGATATGTAA
- a CDS encoding YwbE family protein — protein sequence MNGQKRADISPGKQVDIVLKKDQRSGNLTNGVVKDILTNSPSHPHGIKVRLEDGQVGRVKKVYE from the coding sequence ATGAATGGACAAAAACGGGCAGATATTTCACCAGGCAAGCAGGTGGATATCGTGTTAAAAAAAGATCAGCGATCAGGCAATCTGACAAACGGTGTCGTAAAGGACATTTTAACGAACTCTCCTTCCCACCCACATGGTATTAAAGTGCGGCTGGAGGATGGCCAGGTTGGTAGAGTGAAAAAGGTATATGAGTAA
- a CDS encoding helicase C-terminal domain-containing protein — METVSLSARRLAEYVYRGGSIDATIGSANAMMEGTRIHQAVQKTYEDGDEKEKFLSRSLERDGIQFVLEGRCDGLLFRGDQVIVDEIKSTSRSLDDIESPVPVHEAQAMVYAWIIAEEHELEEIRIQMTYVQSSSREEKRFMNAYQKSFLFEQVENMVAIYEPFALLMHNRRKKRDDSIAALTFPFGEFRPGQRQLAGTVYRTIEEKGKLFAQAPTGIGKTISTLFPAVKAAGEGKVNQIVYATAKTTTRTTAEEAFRLMKNSGLEMSAVSMTAKDKICFKEKTICQKEYCEFADGHFDRINGAVMDILENEDLMTRDVIEQYAMKHRVCPFEFSMDLSYVTDAMIGDYNYVFDPRVSRKRMAGEQKRSSVLLVDEAHNLPDRASAMYSAALMKAPFLALSRVESAGKTLRDAAKRVNKAFLAIKKELESTYVMTDTCPEEWLEAVREFYEEAERAVHSGIREDGVLELYFAVRQLIAVTEQMDERFYIYIQKQRNDVMLKIVCMDPSDFIAGSAKGYRASVFFSATLSPVSYMRTMLGGVPEDYGLVLPSPFSKEQIDVRLLPVSTKYRDREVTVTEISAALTEAIRQHKGNFLIFFPSYQYMEMGYDEFMLEDEWEDLHVLKQSSRMTEEERDEFLAAFRHSDRQTVGFAVMGGVFSEGVDLPGDQLTGVAVVGVGLPQMNPERDELKKYFQARGLNGYQYAYVFPGMNKVQQAGGRLIRTESDSGVLLLIDDRYLTPQYQKLLPEEWK; from the coding sequence ATGGAGACTGTTTCACTGTCTGCGCGCAGACTGGCTGAATACGTGTATCGCGGCGGCAGCATTGATGCGACGATTGGCAGCGCAAATGCAATGATGGAGGGAACCCGCATCCATCAAGCCGTTCAGAAAACGTATGAAGACGGGGATGAAAAAGAAAAATTCCTGTCCCGTTCACTTGAGCGGGACGGGATTCAGTTTGTGTTGGAAGGCCGTTGCGACGGTCTTTTATTTCGTGGAGATCAGGTGATTGTGGATGAAATTAAATCCACGTCACGCTCTTTGGACGACATTGAATCACCTGTTCCTGTCCACGAAGCGCAGGCCATGGTATATGCATGGATCATTGCAGAGGAGCATGAACTTGAAGAGATCCGGATTCAGATGACGTATGTCCAATCATCCAGCCGTGAGGAAAAGCGGTTTATGAACGCTTACCAGAAATCGTTTCTGTTTGAGCAGGTTGAAAACATGGTGGCGATTTATGAACCGTTTGCGTTACTGATGCATAACCGTCGTAAAAAACGGGATGATTCGATTGCAGCGCTGACGTTCCCTTTTGGCGAATTCCGACCTGGACAGCGTCAGTTAGCAGGTACTGTTTACCGAACGATTGAGGAAAAAGGGAAGCTCTTTGCACAGGCTCCGACAGGCATTGGAAAAACGATCTCGACCCTTTTTCCAGCAGTGAAAGCGGCTGGGGAAGGTAAAGTGAATCAGATTGTGTATGCTACTGCGAAAACAACCACTCGCACAACAGCAGAGGAAGCGTTCAGGTTGATGAAAAACAGCGGGCTTGAGATGTCCGCCGTTTCCATGACAGCGAAGGATAAAATCTGCTTCAAGGAAAAGACGATCTGTCAGAAGGAATACTGTGAATTTGCTGACGGCCACTTTGACCGGATCAATGGGGCTGTCATGGATATTTTAGAGAACGAGGACCTGATGACACGTGACGTGATTGAGCAATATGCGATGAAGCACCGGGTTTGTCCGTTTGAATTTTCCATGGATCTGTCCTATGTAACGGATGCGATGATTGGTGATTATAATTACGTGTTTGACCCAAGAGTCTCACGAAAAAGAATGGCAGGTGAGCAGAAGCGTTCCTCTGTTCTATTAGTGGATGAAGCACACAATCTGCCGGATCGGGCAAGCGCGATGTATTCAGCTGCACTCATGAAGGCTCCGTTTCTGGCGCTCAGCCGTGTGGAGTCAGCCGGTAAAACTTTGCGTGATGCCGCTAAACGTGTAAACAAAGCTTTTTTAGCGATAAAAAAAGAACTCGAAAGCACTTATGTTATGACGGACACATGTCCTGAAGAATGGCTTGAGGCGGTTCGTGAGTTTTACGAAGAGGCTGAGCGTGCGGTGCACAGCGGAATCAGGGAAGATGGCGTGCTTGAGCTTTACTTCGCCGTTCGCCAGCTGATTGCTGTAACCGAACAGATGGATGAACGATTTTACATTTACATTCAAAAGCAGCGGAACGATGTAATGCTGAAAATCGTCTGTATGGACCCGTCTGATTTTATTGCCGGATCAGCTAAGGGATACAGAGCGTCTGTCTTTTTCAGTGCAACACTCTCCCCTGTTTCCTATATGCGGACCATGCTCGGCGGTGTGCCGGAGGACTATGGGTTGGTATTGCCATCTCCGTTTTCCAAAGAACAGATTGATGTCAGACTCCTGCCGGTTTCCACTAAATACAGGGATCGTGAAGTGACCGTTACTGAGATTAGTGCCGCACTGACAGAAGCGATCCGCCAGCACAAAGGGAATTTTCTTATTTTCTTCCCGTCCTATCAGTATATGGAGATGGGCTATGATGAATTTATGCTTGAGGATGAATGGGAGGACCTGCATGTGTTAAAGCAGTCTTCGCGAATGACAGAAGAAGAACGGGATGAATTTTTAGCTGCATTTCGCCATTCAGATCGGCAGACAGTCGGATTTGCGGTCATGGGTGGAGTCTTTTCAGAAGGTGTGGATCTTCCCGGCGATCAGCTGACGGGCGTTGCGGTAGTCGGCGTGGGCTTGCCTCAAATGAACCCGGAACGGGACGAACTGAAAAAGTACTTCCAGGCCCGCGGGTTAAACGGATATCAGTATGCTTACGTATTTCCTGGCATGAACAAGGTCCAGCAGGCAGGCGGAAGACTGATCCGGACAGAATCCGATTCAGGCGTCCTGCTGCTGATTGACGACCGCTATCTGACCCCGCAATATCAAAAATTGCTGCCTGAGGAGTGGAAGTGA